Proteins found in one Mustela lutreola isolate mMusLut2 chromosome 12, mMusLut2.pri, whole genome shotgun sequence genomic segment:
- the TMEM252 gene encoding transmembrane protein 252, with protein MRAFSLGKEAGGWKSSKGAGMQNRTSLVLSALALLMGFLMICLGAFFISSGSIFNGRGNLILAYVLLPLGFVILLSGIFWSTYRQARESKGVFTHVLRRHLSLGALPLATVDRPDFYPPAYEESLDAEKQPCPAEGDALDVPPPLYTEMGLESEATTDAHPEAPPSYEESVAGRVSAATPLQDAERQSRGC; from the exons ATGAGAGCATTCTCTCTGGGCAAGGAAGCAGGGGGGTGGAAGAGTTCCAAAGGAGCAGGGATGCAGAACAGAACTAGTCTCGTTCTCTCTGCCCTCGCACTCCTGATGGGCTTCCTGATGATCTGCCTGGGGGCCTTCTTCATTTCCTCAGGATCGATATTCAACGGTCGAGGGAACCTGATCCTGGCCTACGTGCTTCTGCCCCTGGGGTTTGTGATCCTTCTGAGTGGAATTTTCTGGAGCACCTACCGCCAGGCAAGGGAAAGCAAGGGGGTGTTCACCCATGTGCTCAGAAGACACCTTTCTCTTGGGGCACTGCCCCTGGCCACAGTTGACAG GCCAGATTTCTACCCTCCTGCATACGAAGAGAGTCTTGACGCTGAGAAGCAACCTTGTCCTGCAGAGGGAGATGCCTTGGATGTTCCTCCACCTCTGTACACAGAGATGGGCCTTGAGTCCGAGGCTACAACTGATGCCCACCCAGAGGCCCCCCCTTCCTACGAGGAGTCTGTAGCAGGCCGAGTGTCAGCAGCCACACCACTGCAGGACGCCGAGAGGCAAAGCCGGGGATGCTGA